From the Amycolatopsis thermoflava N1165 genome, one window contains:
- the glf gene encoding UDP-galactopyranose mutase, with product MSEHTSNTDVTDAEFAGYDLVVVGSGFFGLTVAERAASQLGKRVLVLERRSHLGGNAYSEAEPETGIEVHRYGAHLFHTSNKRVWDYVNQFTEFTNYQHRVFGKYKGQVYPLPMNLALINQFFGKSHTPDEARALIAEQASEINTADAQNFEEKAISLIGRPLYEAFFRGYTAKQWQTDPKELPAGNITRLPVRYTFDNRYFNDTYEGLPVDGYTAWLERMADHELIEVRLNTDYFDVRDRIPAGTPTVYTGPLDLYFGYSEGRLGWRTLDFEQEVVPTGDYQGTSVMNYNDEDVPFTRIHEFRHFHPERDYPKDKTVIVREYSRFANDDDEPYYPINTPDDRAKLERYRELAKAEARERNVLFGGRLGTYKYLDMHMAIGSALSVFDNKIAPHLTEGAPLDGSIDA from the coding sequence GTGAGCGAGCACACGAGCAACACTGACGTCACCGACGCCGAATTCGCCGGGTACGACCTGGTCGTCGTCGGCTCCGGCTTCTTCGGGCTGACGGTCGCCGAGCGCGCGGCCAGCCAGCTCGGCAAGCGCGTGCTCGTGCTGGAACGGCGTTCCCACCTGGGGGGCAACGCCTACTCCGAGGCCGAGCCGGAGACCGGCATCGAGGTGCACCGCTACGGCGCGCACCTCTTCCACACGTCGAACAAGCGGGTCTGGGACTACGTCAACCAGTTCACCGAGTTCACGAACTACCAGCACCGCGTGTTCGGCAAGTACAAGGGGCAGGTCTACCCGCTGCCGATGAACCTGGCGCTGATCAACCAGTTCTTCGGCAAGTCGCACACGCCGGACGAGGCCCGCGCGCTGATCGCCGAGCAGGCCAGCGAGATCAACACCGCGGACGCGCAGAACTTCGAAGAGAAGGCCATCTCGCTCATCGGCCGCCCGCTGTACGAGGCGTTCTTCCGCGGCTACACCGCCAAGCAGTGGCAGACCGACCCGAAGGAGCTGCCGGCGGGCAACATCACCCGCCTGCCGGTGCGCTACACCTTCGACAACCGGTACTTCAACGACACCTACGAGGGCCTGCCGGTCGACGGCTACACGGCCTGGCTGGAGCGGATGGCCGACCACGAGCTCATCGAGGTCCGCCTGAACACCGACTACTTCGACGTCCGCGACCGCATCCCGGCCGGCACGCCGACCGTTTACACCGGCCCGCTGGACCTCTACTTCGGCTACTCCGAGGGCCGCCTGGGCTGGCGCACGCTCGACTTCGAGCAGGAAGTCGTCCCGACCGGCGACTACCAGGGCACGTCCGTCATGAACTACAACGACGAGGACGTCCCGTTCACCCGGATCCACGAGTTCCGCCACTTCCACCCGGAGCGGGACTACCCGAAGGACAAGACGGTCATCGTCCGCGAGTACTCGCGTTTCGCGAACGACGACGACGAGCCGTACTACCCGATCAACACCCCGGACGACCGGGCGAAGCTGGAGCGGTACCGGGAGCTGGCGAAGGCCGAGGCGCGCGAGCGCAACGTGCTCTTCGGCGGCCGCCTCGGCACCTACAAGTACCTGGACATGCACATGGCCATCGGTTCGGCGCTGTCGGTCTTCGACAACAAGATCGCCCCGCACCTGACCGAGGGCGCCCCCCTGGACGGGAGCATCGATGCTTGA
- a CDS encoding HAD family hydrolase, whose translation MEKPLLIASDVDGTLLDPMERMSPRTAAVLRRATDAGIPVVLATGRPPRWIPSVAQAGGLTGYAVCANGAVLYDIGADEVVGVHGALEPMMLNDAVHELTKALPGAGFAAERVGRRALDPDVEHLVVEHGYHNPWGDGEGVPVSRAEIVGRPAVKLLVSHPDMTSDEMARAARAVLDESVDITFSASGGLIEIAAHGITKATGLAEVAERFGVPVERIIAFGDMPNDLEMLKWAGHGVAMANAHPDVLAIADEVTSPNSEDGVAQVLERWF comes from the coding sequence GTGGAGAAACCCCTGCTGATCGCGTCGGATGTGGACGGCACCCTGCTCGACCCCATGGAACGGATGTCCCCCCGCACCGCCGCCGTGCTGCGTCGGGCCACCGACGCGGGGATCCCGGTCGTGCTCGCCACCGGCCGCCCGCCGCGCTGGATCCCGTCCGTCGCGCAGGCCGGGGGCCTGACCGGTTACGCGGTGTGCGCGAACGGCGCCGTGCTGTACGACATCGGCGCGGACGAGGTGGTCGGGGTGCACGGCGCGCTGGAGCCGATGATGCTCAACGACGCCGTGCACGAGCTGACGAAGGCGCTGCCGGGCGCCGGGTTCGCCGCCGAACGGGTCGGCCGCCGCGCGCTCGACCCCGACGTCGAGCACCTGGTGGTCGAGCACGGCTACCACAACCCGTGGGGCGACGGCGAGGGCGTGCCGGTGTCCCGGGCCGAGATCGTCGGACGGCCCGCGGTGAAACTGCTGGTCAGCCACCCGGACATGACGTCGGACGAGATGGCGCGGGCGGCGCGCGCGGTGCTCGACGAGTCCGTGGACATCACGTTCTCCGCGAGCGGCGGGCTGATCGAGATCGCGGCGCACGGCATCACGAAGGCGACCGGGCTCGCCGAGGTGGCCGAGCGGTTCGGCGTGCCGGTCGAGCGAATCATCGCGTTCGGCGACATGCCCAACGACCTGGAGATGCTCAAGTGGGCCGGGCACGGCGTGGCGATGGCGAACGCGCACCCCGACGTGCTGGCGATCGCGGACGAGGTGACGAGCCCGAACAGCGAGGACGGCGTCGCGCAGGTCCTCGAGCGCTGGTTCTAG
- a CDS encoding AMP-binding protein: MTLLAPGARIVDAETGAVLDGPALITEVERRADELAALPDGVLFARTGVDLSGVLTYVAAVQAGRAVALFDPALDVPVLARLIERFRPSAVLDAPAAEPPAGYRAAGGKWLRLDPDGVRPHGDLAVLLPTSGSTGNPKLVRLSRKAILTNAHAIADVLGIDEREVAPTTLPLHYAYGLSVLNSHLVSGATVVVEREGILGRGFWDTVAAHECTSVAGVPYHYEMLRRLRFDPAANPGVHTLTQAGGRMRPELIAEFDTLMRSAGGRMFVMYGQTEAAPRMAIMPSERLAEKIGSVGPALPGGQFAIRRPDGGDTTHPKITGEIVYRGPNVMMGYASSAEELALGDECGGVLPTGDLGYLDEEGFLFVTGRLKRIGKVFGNRISLDDLEAATRATGLGIDIVAAVAADDKVVLFAEGAEADTCKAASHALSDRLHLHASGFDVRPIDTIPLLASGKIDYQALEDQV, from the coding sequence GTGACCCTGCTGGCTCCCGGCGCCCGGATCGTCGACGCCGAAACCGGCGCCGTCCTCGACGGCCCGGCGCTGATCACCGAGGTCGAACGGCGGGCCGACGAGCTCGCGGCCCTGCCGGACGGCGTGCTGTTCGCCCGCACCGGCGTCGACCTGAGCGGGGTGCTCACCTACGTCGCGGCGGTGCAGGCCGGGCGCGCGGTGGCGCTGTTCGACCCGGCGCTCGACGTCCCGGTGCTCGCCCGCCTGATCGAGCGGTTCCGCCCGTCGGCAGTGCTCGACGCGCCCGCCGCCGAGCCGCCGGCCGGGTACCGGGCCGCCGGGGGGAAGTGGCTGCGCCTGGACCCGGACGGGGTGCGTCCGCACGGTGACCTCGCCGTGTTGCTGCCGACCAGCGGCTCGACCGGCAACCCGAAGCTGGTGCGGTTGTCCCGCAAGGCGATCCTGACCAACGCGCACGCGATCGCCGACGTGCTGGGTATCGACGAGCGCGAGGTCGCGCCGACCACGCTGCCGCTGCACTACGCGTACGGCCTGTCGGTGCTCAACTCGCACCTGGTCAGCGGCGCGACGGTGGTGGTCGAGCGGGAGGGCATCCTCGGCCGCGGGTTCTGGGACACGGTGGCCGCGCACGAGTGCACGTCGGTCGCCGGGGTGCCCTACCACTACGAGATGTTGCGGCGGTTGCGGTTCGACCCGGCCGCGAACCCGGGCGTGCACACGCTCACCCAGGCCGGCGGCCGGATGCGACCGGAGCTGATCGCCGAGTTCGACACGTTGATGCGGTCGGCGGGCGGGCGGATGTTCGTGATGTACGGCCAGACCGAGGCGGCGCCGCGGATGGCGATCATGCCGTCGGAGCGGCTGGCGGAGAAGATCGGCTCGGTGGGGCCCGCGCTGCCCGGCGGGCAGTTCGCGATCCGCCGCCCGGACGGCGGCGACACCACGCACCCCAAGATCACCGGCGAGATCGTCTACCGCGGGCCGAACGTGATGATGGGCTACGCCTCGAGCGCGGAGGAGCTGGCGCTGGGCGACGAATGCGGCGGCGTGCTGCCCACCGGCGACCTCGGGTACCTCGACGAGGAGGGTTTCCTGTTCGTCACCGGGCGGCTCAAGCGGATCGGCAAGGTCTTCGGCAACCGGATCAGCCTGGACGACCTGGAGGCCGCGACGCGCGCGACGGGCCTGGGGATCGACATCGTGGCCGCCGTCGCGGCCGACGACAAGGTGGTGCTCTTCGCGGAGGGCGCCGAGGCCGACACCTGCAAGGCGGCGTCACACGCGCTCTCCGACCGGCTGCACCTGCACGCATCGGGCTTCGACGTCCGCCCGATCGACACGATCCCGCTGCTGGCCAGCGGCAAGATCGACTACCAGGCGCTGGAAGACCAGGTCTGA
- a CDS encoding LLM class flavin-dependent oxidoreductase has translation MRVGIVILPEDRWWAAEPKWRAAEEYGFDHAWTYDHLGWRSLVDGPWFAAVPTLTAAAMVTTTIRLGTFVASPNFRHPVPFTRELITLDDVADGRLILGVGAGGLGYDAGVLGGEELTPRRRSDRFAEFVEALDGLLITDGFDYEGTYYTARGARNLPGCVQRPRIPFLIAANGPRAMKVAATYGGGWVTTGPRAESLDEWWQGVAELSRRFDQVLAENGRAGEEVHRYLSLDSSPVFSLVSAQAFTDAAGRAADLGFTDVVVHWPRSSGPYAGREAVLEEVVADVLPGLREAQ, from the coding sequence GTGCGCGTTGGCATCGTGATTCTTCCCGAGGACAGGTGGTGGGCGGCCGAGCCGAAGTGGCGGGCTGCCGAGGAGTACGGCTTCGACCACGCCTGGACCTACGACCACCTGGGCTGGCGCTCGCTGGTCGACGGCCCGTGGTTCGCCGCGGTGCCCACGCTGACCGCCGCGGCCATGGTGACCACCACCATCCGGCTCGGCACGTTCGTCGCCTCGCCCAACTTCCGCCACCCGGTGCCGTTCACGCGCGAGCTGATCACCCTCGACGATGTGGCCGACGGCCGCCTCATCCTGGGTGTCGGCGCGGGCGGCCTCGGTTACGACGCCGGCGTGCTGGGCGGCGAGGAGCTCACCCCGCGCCGGCGGTCGGACCGGTTCGCCGAGTTCGTCGAGGCGCTCGACGGGCTGCTCATCACCGACGGGTTCGACTACGAGGGCACGTATTACACAGCCCGCGGCGCGCGCAATCTGCCCGGTTGCGTGCAGCGGCCGCGAATTCCGTTCTTGATCGCCGCCAACGGGCCGCGCGCGATGAAAGTTGCCGCAACTTATGGTGGCGGCTGGGTGACCACCGGACCGCGGGCCGAATCGCTCGACGAGTGGTGGCAGGGCGTCGCCGAGCTGTCCCGGCGCTTCGACCAGGTGCTGGCCGAGAACGGCCGGGCGGGCGAAGAGGTCCACCGGTACCTCAGCCTCGACTCCTCCCCGGTGTTTTCCCTGGTCAGCGCCCAGGCGTTCACCGACGCGGCCGGCCGCGCCGCGGACCTCGGCTTCACCGACGTGGTCGTGCACTGGCCGCGATCGTCCGGCCCGTACGCCGGCCGGGAGGCCGTGCTCGAAGAAGTGGTGGCCGACGTGCTCCCGGGCCTGCGCGAAGCGCAATAG
- a CDS encoding DegT/DnrJ/EryC1/StrS family aminotransferase — protein MIPVTAVDVRDAESLVVEVLRSGTLTQGPVVARFEDAFARAAGTAHAVAVSSGTAAVAAALEALGLGPGDEVITSPFTSAATLAAILRTGATVRFADITRDDFAVDPDAVAAEITPETRVILPVHPHGQAADLGKLAPLAEEHGLHLVEDAAQALGATFAGRAAGSFGVGCFSLSANKIVTTGEGGVVTTDDAALADRLRLLRDHRMSELHAAVGVPQLDRLDELLAARRRNARQLSVGLAGTPGLTVPAELPGREHAWHRYSVLIGPHAMLARDELVAELAQRGVETEVHHPKLVFDHDRFREHPQIPAVSRRDFPVALKVTEEVLSLPVHPALSEADVDTVVREVREALGA, from the coding sequence ATGATCCCCGTCACCGCGGTCGACGTCCGCGATGCCGAATCCCTCGTGGTGGAGGTGCTGCGGTCGGGAACGCTCACGCAGGGCCCGGTGGTCGCCCGCTTCGAGGACGCCTTCGCCCGCGCCGCCGGCACCGCCCACGCGGTCGCCGTGAGCAGCGGGACCGCCGCCGTCGCCGCCGCGCTGGAGGCCCTCGGGCTGGGCCCCGGCGACGAGGTGATCACGTCGCCGTTCACCTCCGCCGCGACACTCGCCGCGATCCTCCGGACCGGCGCGACCGTCCGCTTCGCCGACATCACCCGCGACGACTTCGCGGTCGACCCGGACGCGGTCGCGGCCGAAATCACGCCGGAGACCCGCGTGATCCTCCCGGTCCACCCCCACGGCCAGGCCGCCGACCTGGGCAAGCTCGCCCCGCTGGCCGAGGAACACGGGCTGCACCTGGTGGAGGACGCGGCCCAGGCGCTCGGCGCGACCTTCGCCGGGCGGGCGGCCGGGTCGTTCGGCGTCGGCTGCTTTTCGTTGTCCGCCAACAAGATCGTGACCACCGGCGAGGGCGGGGTGGTCACCACTGACGACGCCGCGCTGGCCGATCGCCTGCGCCTGCTGCGCGACCACCGCATGTCCGAGCTGCACGCCGCCGTCGGCGTCCCGCAGCTGGACCGGCTGGACGAGCTGCTCGCGGCGCGGCGGCGCAACGCGCGGCAGCTGTCCGTCGGCCTGGCCGGCACGCCCGGGCTCACGGTGCCCGCCGAGCTGCCCGGTCGCGAGCACGCGTGGCACCGGTACAGCGTGCTGATCGGCCCGCACGCGATGCTCGCCCGCGACGAACTGGTCGCCGAACTGGCCCAGCGCGGGGTCGAAACCGAGGTGCACCACCCGAAGCTGGTGTTCGACCACGACCGCTTCCGCGAGCACCCGCAGATCCCGGCGGTGTCCCGGCGGGACTTCCCGGTCGCGTTGAAGGTCACCGAGGAGGTCCTGTCGCTGCCGGTGCACCCCGCGCTCTCCGAGGCGGACGTGGACACCGTCGTGCGCGAGGTGCGCGAGGCGCTCGGCGCCTGA
- a CDS encoding ArnT family glycosyltransferase has translation MPGALVAAWLALAGVVIAAWPRVPTQRASRGWILFLVLVFALVLQLVVATVPDDAFVTFRYARNMAEGYGAVYTIGERTQGLPNFLWLVLVTLPRALFGADVVAGAVVLGVACALGCVVVAYLLAKRFTNNAGIVAALLTAGASLLAAHGLAGTETPLFVLLVLAGCLALVTGHPVVAGVLAALAVMTRSDGVVFALLGEVWLLTAAVRRRSSWWGPAGYLLGALVFLVPWWAWEATYYGHPRSGWPASSHLPYGFLLCALAAVGVAVASGRTSNRPSPRPRRRLAERRVVPVVALVLCAVSVPAAFAAQQVVHVDRQRMAQTTEIGHWLRDRLPSGSNIDTFGNAALAYRAGPRMMITGVTGPASEDEYAPVALFGLPVLAAPLAWYSPAQDCGIAEKYAQRYEVATFQRAGLGWLTLYLRADSESRLLSQLSADQRLTYVPCP, from the coding sequence GTGCCTGGTGCCCTGGTCGCCGCGTGGCTGGCGCTGGCGGGGGTGGTGATCGCGGCGTGGCCGCGCGTCCCGACGCAGCGTGCGAGCCGGGGCTGGATCCTGTTCCTCGTTCTCGTGTTCGCCCTGGTCCTGCAGCTCGTCGTGGCCACGGTGCCGGACGACGCGTTCGTCACGTTCCGCTACGCCCGCAACATGGCCGAGGGCTACGGCGCCGTCTACACGATCGGCGAGCGCACCCAGGGCCTGCCGAACTTCCTGTGGCTGGTGCTGGTCACGCTGCCGCGGGCGTTGTTCGGTGCGGACGTCGTCGCCGGCGCGGTCGTGCTGGGCGTCGCGTGCGCGCTCGGCTGTGTCGTCGTGGCGTACCTGCTGGCGAAGCGGTTCACGAACAACGCCGGGATCGTCGCGGCGCTGCTCACCGCGGGCGCCAGCCTGCTCGCCGCGCACGGGCTGGCCGGCACCGAGACACCGCTGTTCGTTCTGCTCGTGCTGGCCGGGTGCCTGGCCCTGGTCACCGGCCACCCGGTGGTCGCCGGCGTGCTCGCCGCGCTGGCCGTGATGACCCGCTCCGACGGCGTGGTGTTCGCGCTGCTCGGCGAGGTCTGGCTGCTGACGGCGGCGGTGCGGCGCCGGTCGAGCTGGTGGGGTCCCGCCGGCTACCTGCTGGGCGCGCTGGTGTTCCTCGTGCCGTGGTGGGCCTGGGAGGCGACCTACTACGGGCACCCCCGGAGCGGCTGGCCCGCGTCGTCCCACCTGCCGTACGGCTTCCTGCTGTGCGCACTGGCCGCGGTGGGCGTGGCCGTGGCGTCCGGCAGAACGAGCAACCGCCCGTCGCCGCGGCCCCGGCGGCGGCTGGCCGAGCGGCGCGTCGTGCCCGTGGTCGCGCTCGTGCTGTGCGCGGTCAGCGTGCCGGCCGCGTTCGCCGCGCAGCAGGTCGTGCACGTCGACCGCCAGCGGATGGCGCAGACCACGGAGATCGGTCACTGGCTGCGTGACCGCCTGCCGTCCGGCTCGAACATCGACACCTTCGGCAACGCCGCGCTGGCCTACCGCGCCGGCCCGCGGATGATGATCACGGGCGTCACCGGGCCCGCTTCCGAGGACGAGTACGCGCCGGTCGCGCTCTTCGGCCTGCCGGTGCTCGCCGCGCCGCTGGCCTGGTACTCACCGGCGCAGGACTGCGGGATCGCGGAGAAGTACGCGCAGCGCTACGAGGTCGCCACCTTCCAGCGCGCCGGGCTGGGCTGGCTGACGCTGTACCTGCGCGCCGACAGCGAGTCCCGCCTGCTGTCCCAGCTCTCCGCCGACCAACGGCTGACGTACGTGCCCTGCCCCTAG
- a CDS encoding phosphatase PAP2 family protein, which produces MLEKKPERAAEIEVLSKVQGALKRPATVKAARGLSHFGEHAIGWFAAGLVGAAVDRKRRKDWLVAAAGVVGAHGASIAVKRVVRRPRPQDPSVEVLVGTPSRLSFPSSHATSTTAAAVLYSGLTGRNLVPALVPPMLASRLVLGVHYPTDVLAGAALGGVVGGLLRRKIRKKG; this is translated from the coding sequence ATGCTTGAGAAGAAGCCGGAGCGCGCCGCCGAGATCGAGGTGCTCTCCAAGGTCCAGGGCGCCCTGAAGCGCCCGGCCACCGTGAAGGCCGCCCGCGGCCTGTCCCACTTCGGTGAGCACGCGATCGGGTGGTTCGCCGCCGGTCTCGTCGGCGCCGCGGTGGACCGCAAGCGCCGCAAGGACTGGCTGGTCGCGGCCGCGGGCGTGGTCGGCGCGCACGGCGCGTCGATCGCCGTGAAACGGGTGGTCCGGCGGCCCCGCCCGCAGGACCCGAGCGTCGAGGTCCTGGTCGGCACGCCGAGCCGGCTGAGCTTCCCGTCCTCGCACGCCACGTCCACTACGGCGGCGGCGGTGCTCTACTCGGGATTGACCGGGCGTAACCTGGTTCCCGCGCTCGTCCCGCCGATGTTGGCGTCCCGGCTCGTGTTGGGGGTGCACTACCCGACCGATGTGCTCGCCGGCGCCGCGCTCGGCGGTGTGGTCGGAGGTCTGCTGCGCAGGAAAATCCGCAAAAAGGGGTAG